One segment of Vallicoccus soli DNA contains the following:
- a CDS encoding DUF3040 domain-containing protein, with protein sequence MPLSEHEQRLLEQMERALQAEDPKFASSLRGADPRTHHRRRVLKASVGFLAGIALLLTGVIVDGLLLVSVLGFLVMLASAFFALSSLRQIPGPGDLTVPGSATASGPAPRARRAKQRSGSGSFMGRLEERWNKRRDEGGR encoded by the coding sequence GTGCCGCTCTCCGAGCACGAGCAGCGACTGCTCGAGCAGATGGAGCGAGCGCTGCAAGCCGAGGACCCGAAGTTCGCCTCATCGCTGCGCGGCGCGGACCCCCGCACCCACCACCGCCGCCGGGTCCTCAAGGCGTCCGTCGGCTTCCTCGCGGGCATCGCCCTGCTCCTCACCGGTGTCATCGTCGACGGCCTGCTGCTCGTCAGCGTCCTCGGCTTCCTCGTCATGCTCGCCTCGGCCTTCTTCGCGCTGTCGAGCCTGCGCCAGATCCCCGGCCCCGGTGACCTCACCGTCCCCGGCAGCGCGACCGCCAGCGGCCCCGCACCCCGGGCCCGCCGCGCCAAGCAGCGCTCCGGCAGCGGCTCCTTCATGGGCCGCCTCGAGGAGCGCTGGAACAAGCGCCGCGACGAGGGCGGTCGCTGA
- a CDS encoding DNA polymerase IV, producing MSRRQLERSGAGTRRPAGAGAPDDTGCTVLHVDMDAFYASVSLRERPDLHGLPVIVGGGDSRGVVLSATYEARAHGVHSAMPMSRARRLCPSAVVLRPDPEEYARVSAGVMEVFRAVTPLVEPLSLDEAFLDVAGALRRWGSPAVLGQRIRDRIADEQGITCSVGVASTKFVAKLASTRSKPDGLLVVPRDEVVEFLHPLPVGALWGVGPATEATLLRFGLRTVGEVAHTPVRTLQRVLGPTAGAHLHALSWGRDERRVVAQEPERSVGAEETFARDVDDPEVVRRELLRLSERVAARLRAGGQQGRTVTLKVRFADFTTITRARTLREATDVGRVVYATARQLYDALGLDRARLRLVGVRVEGLSDTERTPRQLVLDERAEGWREAELAVDRAVLRFGAGAVRPAALVDRRGAATEPRATRRGGG from the coding sequence GTGAGCCGGCGCCAGCTCGAGCGGTCCGGTGCCGGCACCCGGCGCCCCGCCGGGGCCGGGGCGCCCGACGACACCGGCTGCACGGTGCTGCACGTCGACATGGACGCCTTCTACGCGTCGGTGTCGCTGCGCGAGCGCCCCGACCTGCACGGGCTGCCGGTCATCGTCGGCGGCGGCGACAGCCGGGGCGTGGTCCTCTCCGCGACGTACGAGGCGCGCGCCCACGGCGTCCACTCGGCGATGCCGATGTCGCGCGCCCGCCGGCTGTGCCCGTCGGCGGTGGTGCTGCGGCCCGACCCCGAGGAGTACGCCCGGGTCTCCGCGGGCGTCATGGAGGTGTTCCGCGCGGTGACGCCGCTCGTCGAGCCGCTCTCGCTCGACGAGGCGTTCCTCGACGTGGCCGGCGCCCTGCGCCGCTGGGGCAGCCCCGCGGTGCTGGGCCAGCGCATCCGCGACCGCATCGCCGACGAGCAGGGCATCACCTGCTCGGTGGGCGTCGCCTCGACGAAGTTCGTGGCCAAGCTCGCCTCGACCCGCAGCAAGCCCGACGGGCTCCTCGTCGTGCCCCGCGACGAGGTCGTGGAGTTCCTCCACCCGCTGCCCGTGGGCGCGCTGTGGGGGGTGGGCCCCGCGACCGAGGCGACGCTCCTGCGCTTCGGGCTGCGCACGGTCGGGGAGGTCGCCCACACCCCCGTGCGCACCCTGCAGCGGGTGCTCGGCCCGACCGCCGGCGCGCACCTGCACGCGCTGTCCTGGGGCCGCGACGAGCGGCGCGTCGTCGCCCAGGAGCCCGAGCGCAGCGTCGGCGCGGAGGAGACCTTCGCCCGCGACGTCGACGACCCCGAGGTGGTGCGCCGCGAGCTGCTGCGCCTGTCCGAGCGGGTCGCCGCCCGGCTGCGCGCGGGCGGGCAGCAGGGGCGGACCGTCACGCTGAAGGTCCGGTTCGCGGACTTCACGACGATCACCCGGGCCAGGACCTTGCGCGAGGCCACCGACGTCGGCCGGGTCGTCTACGCCACGGCCCGCCAGCTGTACGACGCCCTCGGCCTCGACCGCGCCCGGCTCCGCCTGGTCGGGGTGCGGGTCGAGGGCCTCTCCGACACCGAGCGCACCCCCCGCCAGCTCGTGCTCGACGAGCGCGCCGAGGGGTGGCGCGAGGCCGAGCTGGCGGTCGACCGGGCGGTGCTGCGCTTCGGCGCCGGGGCGGTCCGCCCGGCCGCGCTCGTCGACCGGCGGGGCGCCGCGACGGAACCGCGCGCGACACGCCGGGGCGGGGGGTGA
- a CDS encoding methyltransferase domain-containing protein, whose amino-acid sequence MVERPSARPGPAGGAGERSRARSALRTALVEGALREAVARQGEALGREALDVLDVGGGTGGSAVPLALAGHRTTVVDPSPDALAALERRAAEAGVSDRVRAVQGDTSGLLGVVDAASADVVVCHGVLEHVDDPQEAVGHLVRALRPVGTLSLLAANRTAVVLARALAGHFGEARHALDDPDGRWGSGDPVPRRFTPGELSGLVEAAGLRVERVHGVRVLTDLVPGALVDAEPGAADALLALEAAASSHPALAAIATQLHVLAVRG is encoded by the coding sequence GTGGTCGAGCGCCCGTCCGCCCGTCCAGGCCCCGCCGGCGGGGCCGGCGAGCGCTCCCGGGCCCGCAGCGCGCTGCGCACCGCCCTCGTGGAGGGCGCGCTGCGCGAGGCCGTCGCCCGCCAGGGCGAGGCCCTCGGCCGCGAGGCCCTCGACGTGCTCGACGTGGGCGGCGGCACCGGCGGCTCGGCGGTGCCCCTCGCCCTCGCCGGGCACCGCACGACCGTCGTGGACCCCAGCCCCGATGCCCTCGCCGCGCTCGAGCGCCGCGCGGCCGAGGCCGGCGTCAGCGACCGGGTCCGCGCCGTGCAGGGCGACACGAGCGGGCTGCTCGGCGTCGTCGACGCGGCGTCGGCCGACGTCGTCGTCTGCCACGGCGTGCTCGAGCACGTCGACGACCCGCAGGAGGCGGTCGGGCACCTCGTGCGCGCCCTGCGCCCCGTCGGCACGCTCAGCCTGCTCGCGGCCAACCGCACCGCCGTCGTGCTCGCGCGCGCCCTCGCCGGGCACTTCGGCGAGGCCCGCCACGCCCTCGACGACCCCGACGGGCGCTGGGGGAGCGGCGACCCGGTCCCGCGCCGGTTCACGCCGGGCGAGCTCAGCGGGCTCGTCGAGGCCGCCGGCCTGCGGGTGGAGCGGGTGCACGGGGTCCGCGTGCTCACCGACCTCGTACCGGGGGCGCTCGTCGACGCCGAGCCGGGGGCCGCGGACGCCCTGCTCGCCCTCGAGGCCGCCGCGTCGTCCCACCCCGCCCTCGCCGCGATCGCCACGCAGCTGCACGTCCTCGCCGTCCGCGGCTAG
- a CDS encoding DNA polymerase III subunit alpha translates to MSDPFVHLHVASGYSLRYGASLPHVLVGRAADLGQDALALTDRDGTYGAVKFVKACQAAGVRPILGVDLAVEPTGLLQGVHPALRGAAGAAAARRTPARGGASVDPRHPRVTLLATSGPGWAALCRLVSATHLRGERGRPVSTLDLVAEHVDLAGEGGLVVLLGPQSEPARALAARRPDLARAVLRRWREATGPGDLQLEVVSHRGDGDTVRAARVLGLAREEGLGAVLSNAVRYADRSDAPTADVLDAARRLVALDVRHVDRRTAEGYLKGGKEMALVADEVARAAGLDGSGPSGGAAQLLAGTRRLAERCAVDPRRDLGIGEVRFPELDVVSGAVLEDGRRVPADVLLRRRCEEAVPTRYPGASDGQRRAVQGRLDDELEVVRRLGYPSYFLTVADVVDLIKGMGVRCAARGSGAGSLVNYLLGVSGVDPLAHGLLMERFLSPLRAQLPDIDVDVESARRTEIYERILERYGGDRCTCVSMMDTYRVRHAIRDVGAALGLPPGEVDALAKAFPHIRARDARLALAELPELRASGIGAARLDLLFRLVERLDGLPRHVALHPCGVLLSDTTLLDRTPVEASWMGFPMSQFDKDDVEDLGLLKLDVLGVRMQSAMAHAAAEVARVDGVEVDLDAVPLDDPATYRLIQSTRTLGCFQIESPGQRELVGKFAPETFGDLITDISLFRPGPVKSDMVTPFLMARQGWRDAEYLHEDLRPALEETCGVVVFHEQVLRIVEALTGCTLAEADEARRALGSPETQPEVEAWFRPLARDRGYDRAVVDRVWEVLKAFASFGFCKAHAAAFALPTYQSAWLKAHHTAAFLAGVLTHDPGMYPKRLILDDARQFGIAVLGLDVNRSGAGYHVERVAPYDEPPPVVLGRAPRQAPEPGLPDARAHGIRLGLSDVKGISEAEVARILAGRPYGSLADFWHRTGTSRPVVERLVVAGAFDGLYGIGTSLGAGLALPAGTGGGDGQGGGSGNGDDDVLLAMPPAPARRRRGQVTRRDLLLQVAELDRWSRATARAARGASRRRGRGAPGGGAAAGSGAASAGGAPGAGAPGAPGAAGAGPDPAADAAAARAGALARAAVDAELVTTRERGRPGADAHRLAARQSRAPRAVEPEPVQLALELGDAPDEAQPSGLPEMSGADRVRAELEVLGLDVSRHVVDFYRPFLDELGTTRAPEMRHRRSGSDLLVAGVKVATQTPPIRSGRRVVFVTLDDATGPVDATFFEDAQGPYAATVFHSWLLVVRGVLRRTGPRGVSMRATGCWELPALFAAWQEGGMEAVMGLTHGLRAPVSGVTEQAVAGAAESRASRPVMARPPVGGSAEVYEPREFGGDDPAGAPQRRAGGMGPALGGRRVLVHASGFRQSPYADVKPAGGDSKSAPRKLWHSSPGSSGA, encoded by the coding sequence GTGAGCGACCCGTTCGTCCACCTGCACGTCGCGTCCGGCTACTCGCTGCGGTACGGCGCCTCGCTGCCCCACGTCCTCGTGGGCCGCGCGGCCGACCTCGGCCAGGACGCGCTCGCCCTCACCGACCGCGACGGCACCTACGGCGCGGTGAAGTTCGTCAAGGCCTGCCAGGCCGCGGGGGTCCGCCCGATCCTCGGCGTCGACCTCGCGGTGGAGCCCACCGGGCTGCTCCAGGGGGTCCACCCCGCGCTGCGCGGCGCGGCGGGCGCCGCCGCGGCGCGGCGCACCCCCGCGCGCGGGGGCGCCTCGGTCGACCCGCGCCACCCGCGGGTCACCCTGCTCGCCACGAGCGGGCCCGGCTGGGCGGCGCTGTGCCGGCTGGTGTCCGCGACGCACCTGCGCGGCGAGCGGGGCCGGCCGGTGAGCACCCTCGACCTCGTCGCCGAGCACGTGGACCTGGCGGGGGAGGGCGGGCTCGTCGTCCTGCTCGGCCCGCAGTCCGAGCCCGCCCGCGCCCTCGCCGCCCGCCGGCCCGACCTCGCCCGCGCGGTGCTGCGCCGCTGGCGCGAGGCCACCGGCCCCGGCGACCTGCAGCTCGAGGTGGTCTCGCACCGCGGCGACGGCGACACCGTGCGCGCCGCCCGGGTCCTCGGCCTCGCCCGCGAGGAGGGGCTCGGCGCGGTGCTCTCCAACGCGGTGCGCTACGCCGACCGCTCCGACGCCCCCACCGCCGACGTCCTCGACGCGGCCCGCCGGCTCGTCGCCCTCGACGTGCGCCACGTCGACCGGCGCACCGCCGAGGGCTACCTCAAGGGCGGCAAGGAGATGGCCCTCGTCGCCGACGAGGTGGCGCGCGCGGCCGGGCTCGACGGCTCCGGCCCGTCCGGCGGGGCCGCGCAGCTGCTGGCCGGCACCCGCCGCCTGGCCGAGCGCTGCGCGGTCGACCCGCGCCGCGACCTCGGCATCGGGGAGGTCCGCTTCCCCGAGCTCGACGTGGTCAGCGGCGCGGTGCTCGAGGACGGGCGGCGGGTGCCGGCCGACGTCCTGCTGCGCCGGCGCTGCGAGGAGGCCGTGCCGACCCGCTACCCCGGGGCGTCGGACGGGCAGCGGCGGGCGGTGCAGGGCCGGCTCGACGACGAGCTCGAGGTCGTGCGGCGCCTGGGCTACCCGTCGTACTTCCTCACCGTCGCCGACGTCGTCGACCTCATCAAGGGCATGGGCGTGCGCTGCGCCGCCCGCGGCTCGGGCGCGGGCAGCCTCGTCAACTACCTGCTCGGCGTCTCCGGCGTCGACCCGCTGGCGCACGGCCTGCTCATGGAGCGCTTCCTGTCCCCGCTGCGCGCGCAGCTGCCCGACATCGACGTCGACGTCGAGTCCGCCCGGCGCACCGAGATCTACGAGCGCATCCTCGAGCGCTACGGCGGCGACCGCTGCACCTGCGTGTCGATGATGGACACCTACCGGGTGCGCCACGCCATCCGCGACGTCGGCGCCGCGCTCGGCCTGCCCCCGGGCGAGGTCGACGCGCTCGCCAAGGCGTTCCCGCACATCCGCGCCCGCGACGCGCGCCTCGCCCTCGCCGAGCTGCCGGAGCTGCGGGCCTCGGGCATCGGCGCGGCCCGCCTCGACCTGCTCTTCCGGCTCGTCGAGCGCCTCGACGGCCTGCCCCGGCACGTCGCGCTGCACCCCTGCGGGGTCCTGCTGTCCGACACCACGCTGCTCGACCGCACCCCCGTCGAGGCCAGCTGGATGGGCTTCCCCATGAGCCAGTTCGACAAGGACGACGTCGAGGACCTCGGCCTGCTCAAGCTCGACGTGCTCGGGGTGCGCATGCAGTCGGCGATGGCGCACGCCGCGGCCGAGGTCGCCCGGGTCGACGGCGTCGAGGTCGACCTCGACGCCGTGCCGCTCGACGACCCCGCGACGTACCGGCTCATCCAGTCCACCCGCACCCTCGGGTGCTTCCAGATCGAGTCGCCCGGCCAGCGCGAGCTCGTCGGCAAGTTCGCCCCCGAGACCTTCGGCGACCTCATCACCGACATCTCGCTGTTCCGGCCCGGCCCGGTCAAGAGCGACATGGTGACGCCGTTCCTCATGGCCCGGCAGGGGTGGCGCGACGCGGAGTACCTCCACGAGGACCTGCGCCCCGCCCTCGAGGAGACGTGCGGCGTCGTCGTCTTCCACGAGCAGGTGCTGCGCATCGTCGAGGCCCTCACCGGCTGCACCCTCGCCGAGGCCGACGAGGCCCGCCGCGCCCTCGGCTCGCCGGAGACCCAGCCCGAGGTCGAGGCGTGGTTCCGCCCGCTCGCCCGCGACCGCGGCTACGACCGGGCCGTCGTCGACCGGGTGTGGGAGGTGCTCAAGGCCTTCGCGTCCTTCGGCTTCTGCAAGGCCCACGCCGCCGCCTTCGCCCTGCCCACCTACCAGTCGGCCTGGCTCAAGGCGCACCACACCGCCGCGTTCCTCGCCGGGGTGCTCACCCACGACCCCGGGATGTACCCCAAGCGGCTCATCCTCGACGACGCACGCCAGTTCGGCATCGCCGTGCTCGGCCTCGACGTCAACCGCTCCGGGGCCGGCTACCACGTGGAGCGCGTCGCGCCCTACGACGAGCCGCCGCCGGTCGTCCTCGGCCGCGCGCCGCGCCAGGCACCCGAGCCGGGGCTGCCCGACGCGCGGGCGCACGGCATCCGCCTGGGCCTGTCCGACGTCAAGGGCATCTCCGAGGCCGAGGTCGCGCGCATCCTCGCCGGGCGCCCGTACGGCTCCCTCGCCGACTTCTGGCACCGCACCGGCACGTCCCGGCCCGTCGTCGAGCGGCTCGTCGTCGCCGGCGCGTTCGACGGGCTCTACGGCATCGGCACCTCCCTCGGCGCGGGGCTGGCGCTGCCCGCCGGCACGGGGGGCGGGGACGGGCAGGGCGGGGGGAGCGGGAACGGGGACGACGACGTGCTCCTCGCCATGCCGCCCGCCCCGGCCCGGCGCCGCCGGGGGCAGGTGACCCGCCGCGACCTGCTCCTGCAGGTCGCCGAGCTCGACCGCTGGTCCCGCGCGACCGCGCGCGCCGCCCGCGGGGCCTCGCGGCGCCGGGGGCGCGGGGCGCCCGGCGGTGGTGCCGCTGCGGGTTCCGGTGCTGCGAGCGCTGGCGGTGCTCCCGGGGCGGGGGCCCCGGGGGCCCCGGGTGCTGCGGGCGCCGGGCCCGACCCGGCGGCCGACGCCGCCGCGGCGCGGGCCGGCGCGCTCGCCCGCGCGGCGGTCGACGCCGAGCTCGTCACCACCCGCGAGCGGGGGCGCCCCGGCGCTGACGCGCACCGGCTCGCCGCCCGCCAGTCGCGGGCGCCGCGCGCGGTGGAGCCCGAGCCCGTGCAGCTCGCCCTCGAGCTGGGCGACGCCCCCGACGAGGCGCAGCCCAGCGGGCTGCCCGAGATGAGCGGGGCCGACCGGGTCCGCGCCGAGCTCGAGGTGCTCGGGCTCGACGTCAGCCGGCACGTCGTCGACTTCTACCGCCCGTTCCTCGACGAGCTCGGCACGACCCGCGCGCCGGAGATGCGCCACCGCCGCAGCGGGTCCGACCTGCTCGTCGCCGGCGTCAAGGTGGCCACCCAGACCCCGCCGATCCGCTCCGGGCGCCGCGTCGTCTTCGTGACGCTCGACGACGCGACGGGCCCGGTCGACGCCACCTTCTTCGAGGACGCCCAGGGCCCCTACGCCGCGACGGTCTTCCACTCCTGGCTGCTCGTCGTGCGGGGGGTGCTGCGCCGCACCGGCCCGCGCGGGGTCTCGATGCGGGCCACCGGCTGCTGGGAGCTGCCGGCGCTCTTCGCCGCCTGGCAGGAGGGCGGCATGGAGGCGGTCATGGGGCTCACGCACGGCCTGCGCGCGCCGGTGTCCGGCGTCACCGAGCAGGCCGTCGCCGGCGCGGCCGAGAGCCGGGCGAGCCGGCCGGTGATGGCCCGCCCGCCGGTGGGCGGCTCGGCGGAGGTGTACGAGCCGCGCGAGTTCGGCGGCGACGACCCCGCGGGGGCCCCGCAGCGCCGCGCCGGCGGGATGGGCCCGGCGCTCGGCGGGCGGCGGGTCCTCGTGCACGCCAGCGGGTTCCGCCAGTCGCCCTACGCCGACGTCAAGCCGGCCGGCGGCGACTCCAAGAGCGCCCCGCGCAAGCTCTGGCACTCGAGCCCGGGCAGCTCCGGTGCGTGA
- a CDS encoding SAV_6107 family HEPN domain-containing protein — protein MSTGTRTPLARSARSARSERAARSARGAEPVPTRPPARPYGAPVPVAALDLLRLAHRGAAAAALADDDAERYAGAHLAALRGAAAVLAVRARPAGRRSSPRSAWVLLADAAPELGEWAAFFAAGAGKRAAAEAGLRRAVSTREADDLLRDVEAFLALVETTLGLTVQPALPSPPHEHRGGGPA, from the coding sequence ATGAGCACCGGCACCCGCACCCCCCTCGCCCGCTCCGCCCGCTCCGCCCGCTCCGAGCGGGCCGCCCGGTCCGCCCGCGGCGCCGAGCCCGTGCCCACCCGCCCGCCCGCCCGCCCCTACGGCGCGCCGGTCCCCGTCGCCGCCCTCGACCTGCTGCGCCTGGCCCACCGCGGCGCCGCCGCCGCGGCGCTCGCCGACGACGACGCCGAGCGCTACGCGGGGGCCCACCTCGCCGCGCTGCGCGGTGCCGCGGCCGTGCTCGCCGTGCGCGCCCGCCCGGCCGGGCGGCGCTCCTCCCCGCGCAGTGCCTGGGTGCTGCTCGCCGACGCCGCGCCCGAGCTCGGGGAGTGGGCGGCGTTCTTCGCCGCCGGCGCCGGCAAGCGGGCCGCCGCCGAGGCCGGGCTGCGCCGCGCCGTGAGCACCCGCGAGGCCGACGACCTGCTGCGCGACGTCGAGGCGTTCCTGGCCCTCGTGGAGACGACGCTCGGGCTCACCGTCCAGCCGGCCCTGCCGTCGCCGCCCCACGAGCACCGCGGGGGCGGGCCCGCGTGA
- a CDS encoding DUF6504 family protein yields MTRRYDEQVDVRRRDDEPAQFLWRGRLYVVRDVLDHWVEVGTWWSGAGARALLGTDVAGADGGTGAPPLGGLAVDDAEREVWRVEASAGRAAGSGVYDLCLDGASGSWTLARAMD; encoded by the coding sequence ATGACCCGGCGCTACGACGAGCAGGTGGACGTGCGACGCCGCGACGACGAGCCCGCGCAGTTCCTGTGGCGCGGCCGGCTCTACGTCGTGCGCGACGTCCTCGACCACTGGGTCGAGGTCGGCACGTGGTGGAGCGGGGCCGGGGCGCGGGCGCTGCTGGGCACCGACGTGGCCGGCGCCGACGGCGGGACCGGGGCGCCGCCCCTCGGCGGGCTCGCCGTCGACGACGCCGAGCGCGAGGTGTGGCGGGTGGAGGCCAGCGCGGGGCGCGCGGCCGGCAGCGGCGTCTACGACCTGTGCCTCGACGGGGCCTCCGGGTCCTGGACGCTCGCCCGAGCGATGGACTGA
- a CDS encoding PHP domain-containing protein, translating to MPHGHEHDHDHHHEHHHHGAGQGAPDWADPADDRPLSVSRRRFLAGVGATGAAAVVAGPGAAAPASAAEAQVRTTNAWGPRRYLAGDHHIHTTYSPDAMYEVATQVAQARRYGLDWVVMTDHGGVAHQKLSIDQITPEIEAARRAFKDVLVYQGLEWNIPGAEHATVFLPPGRRTVEVLKAFEGAYDGGILADTGVIARSTSSEGEPYALEALRFLEAQVLSGRVPIALMLANHPARRGIDSPHELRGWRDSAPGVAIGMEGAPGHQAAGIPVEQGGLGDDRGYYGGAPSPDSFPGYDPTEDENPYRTYGGFDWMTAKLGGVWDSLLAEGRGWWVTATSDSHQVHLDTRVQGPLDFEQYGQKGAPVETGTPQVRGDFWPGFYSSTVVGSRSRAYVDLMRGLQAGEVLAVHGRVIDGLDLRVRSLGEGDRRGVTLGGRTYVRRGDDVEVTATVHLAGGPNFSGEIPRLAKVDLIAGPVTGPAVDRDTMTAPGTQLVDTFEVPSRRRGTFRVKYVFRDVDGPFYLRLRGSDGNRLTADGGPVQDVPGDADPWSDLWFYANPVFVDVL from the coding sequence ATGCCCCACGGGCACGAGCACGACCACGACCACCACCACGAGCACCACCACCACGGCGCGGGGCAGGGGGCGCCGGACTGGGCCGACCCCGCCGACGACCGCCCGCTGTCGGTCTCGCGCCGGCGGTTCCTCGCCGGCGTGGGCGCCACGGGAGCGGCCGCCGTCGTCGCGGGCCCCGGTGCCGCCGCCCCCGCGAGCGCGGCCGAGGCGCAGGTGCGCACGACGAACGCGTGGGGCCCGCGGCGCTACCTCGCCGGCGACCACCACATCCACACCACGTACTCCCCCGACGCGATGTACGAGGTCGCCACGCAGGTCGCGCAGGCCCGCCGGTACGGCCTCGACTGGGTCGTCATGACCGACCACGGCGGCGTCGCGCACCAGAAGCTGTCGATCGACCAGATCACCCCGGAGATCGAGGCGGCCCGCCGGGCCTTCAAGGACGTCCTCGTCTACCAGGGCCTGGAGTGGAACATCCCCGGCGCCGAGCACGCGACCGTGTTCCTGCCCCCGGGCCGGCGCACGGTGGAGGTCCTCAAGGCGTTCGAGGGGGCGTACGACGGCGGGATCCTCGCCGACACCGGCGTCATCGCGCGCTCGACGTCGTCCGAGGGCGAGCCGTACGCGCTGGAGGCGCTGCGCTTCCTGGAGGCGCAGGTGCTCTCCGGCCGCGTCCCGATCGCGCTCATGCTCGCCAACCACCCGGCCCGCCGCGGCATCGACAGCCCGCACGAGCTGCGCGGCTGGCGCGACAGCGCGCCGGGCGTGGCGATCGGCATGGAGGGCGCGCCGGGGCACCAGGCGGCGGGCATCCCCGTGGAGCAGGGCGGCCTCGGCGACGACCGCGGCTACTACGGCGGCGCCCCCTCGCCGGACAGCTTTCCGGGCTACGACCCGACCGAGGACGAGAACCCGTACCGGACCTACGGCGGCTTCGACTGGATGACGGCCAAGCTCGGCGGCGTCTGGGACTCGCTGCTCGCCGAGGGCCGCGGCTGGTGGGTGACCGCGACGTCGGACTCGCACCAGGTGCACCTCGACACCCGCGTGCAGGGCCCGCTCGACTTCGAGCAGTACGGGCAGAAGGGCGCGCCGGTCGAGACCGGCACCCCGCAGGTGCGCGGCGACTTCTGGCCGGGCTTCTACTCCAGCACGGTCGTCGGGTCGCGCTCGCGGGCGTACGTCGACCTCATGCGCGGCCTGCAGGCCGGCGAGGTCCTCGCCGTGCACGGCCGGGTCATCGACGGGCTGGACCTGCGGGTGCGCTCGCTCGGCGAGGGCGACCGGCGCGGCGTGACGCTGGGCGGGCGGACGTACGTGCGCCGCGGCGACGACGTCGAGGTCACCGCGACCGTGCACCTGGCCGGCGGGCCGAACTTCTCCGGGGAGATCCCCCGCCTGGCCAAGGTCGACCTCATCGCCGGCCCGGTGACCGGCCCGGCGGTGGACCGCGACACCATGACGGCGCCGGGCACGCAGCTCGTCGACACCTTCGAGGTGCCCTCGCGCCGGCGCGGCACCTTCCGCGTGAAGTACGTCTTCCGCGACGTGGACGGCCCGTTCTACCTGCGCCTGCGCGGCTCGGACGGCAACCGGCTGACCGCGGACGGCGGCCCGGTGCAGGACGTGCCGGGCGACGCGGACCCG